The following proteins are co-located in the Bacteroidales bacterium genome:
- the nth gene encoding endonuclease III, protein MTIKERFKRTIEYFQTIRPEAETELVYSDPFELIVAVILSAQCTDKRVNQITPALIKRFPDPYSMAEATQEEIFSFIKSCSYPNNKAKHLLGMSRMLTEKFGGNVPSDTELLQQLPGVGRKTANVIASVVFSKPVMAVDTHVFRVANRIGLATKAKTPLQVEEQLSANIPDNLMHKAHHWLILHGRYVCKARKPLCSQCGLTEFCKYYGETIKMK, encoded by the coding sequence ATGACAATAAAGGAAAGATTTAAAAGAACAATTGAATATTTCCAGACTATCAGGCCTGAAGCAGAAACTGAGCTTGTATACAGTGATCCGTTTGAACTGATTGTCGCCGTAATTCTTTCAGCCCAGTGTACCGACAAGAGAGTCAACCAGATAACCCCTGCTCTGATTAAACGATTTCCCGATCCTTATTCAATGGCGGAAGCTACTCAGGAAGAAATATTCAGCTTTATTAAATCATGTTCCTATCCAAATAATAAGGCGAAACATTTACTGGGAATGTCGAGGATGCTGACAGAAAAGTTCGGAGGAAATGTGCCTTCTGATACTGAATTACTGCAGCAACTCCCAGGGGTTGGAAGAAAAACAGCAAATGTTATTGCGTCTGTTGTATTCAGTAAACCGGTAATGGCCGTCGATACACATGTTTTCAGAGTAGCTAACAGGATAGGACTTGCAACAAAAGCAAAAACTCCTTTACAGGTTGAGGAACAGCTTTCAGCCAATATCCCCGATAACCTGATGCATAAGGCACATCACTGGCTGATACTGCATGGAAGATATGTCTGCAAAGCCAGAAAACCACTCTGCAGCCAGTGCGGCCTCACTGAATTCTGCAAATATTATGGTGAAACAATAAAAATGAAATAA
- a CDS encoding ABC-F family ATP-binding cassette domain-containing protein — protein MISYLQAENIGRRIGDNLLFENISLNINKDDKVALIAVNGAGKSSMLEILAGNENPDGGSLSIKRGLHIAYLKQSPDLNDSNKIIDELFSTDSELVKTIREYEECLISGNPEQLQEMIQRMDDHKAWDYEVAVKQILFKLKLTDLNAVVGTLSGGQKKRVALAKVLVEDSDLLILDEPTNHLDLDMIEWLEEYLMKSKKTLLMVTHDRYFLDRVCNVILELSDNDLYRYEGNYEYFLEKKQSREYSAKINTEKAKNLLKTELEWMRRMPKARRHKAKSRVESFYEIKERAATRTEEKSININVNISRMGGKILEMRNISKSFGDKKVINDFTYLFNRFEKAGLIGRNGTGKTTLLNIITGQTEPDKGTVERGETIVFGYYRQEGMNFDDDMTVIDAVKNIAEQVTISDGSVLSIMQFMNYFLFPPEKQYTLIRKLSGGEKRRLYLLTVLMRNPNFLILDEPTNDLDILTLNVLEEYLAGFKGCVIVVSHDRYFMDKVVDHIFEYKGDGVIKDFPGNYTQLREKQLDAEKLSTSAKQVKAQETDVKEESKVRKEKKPGLTFKEKREFEMLSAEIETLESEKTILETEMSYGKLNPDEIYVKSLRHGEILKILDEKEMRWLELSEK, from the coding sequence ATGATAAGTTACCTGCAGGCAGAAAATATTGGAAGAAGGATAGGAGATAATCTGCTATTTGAGAATATAAGTCTTAATATCAATAAAGATGATAAGGTAGCTCTTATTGCTGTTAACGGAGCAGGCAAATCATCTATGCTCGAGATACTTGCCGGCAACGAGAATCCAGATGGCGGGTCTCTGAGTATCAAAAGAGGCCTGCATATTGCCTATCTTAAGCAATCTCCAGATCTGAACGACTCAAATAAGATTATCGATGAACTATTTTCAACTGACAGTGAGCTTGTAAAGACTATCAGAGAATACGAAGAGTGCCTTATTTCAGGAAACCCGGAACAGCTGCAGGAGATGATACAAAGAATGGATGATCATAAAGCATGGGATTATGAAGTGGCTGTTAAACAGATACTTTTCAAACTTAAACTAACCGATCTGAATGCAGTTGTGGGTACACTTTCAGGTGGTCAGAAGAAAAGAGTGGCATTGGCCAAGGTACTTGTCGAAGACTCCGATCTTCTTATTCTTGATGAGCCTACCAACCACCTCGATCTTGATATGATAGAGTGGCTTGAAGAGTACCTTATGAAGTCGAAAAAAACACTTCTGATGGTGACTCACGACAGATATTTCCTCGACAGGGTTTGTAATGTTATACTCGAACTGTCTGATAATGATCTTTATAGGTATGAAGGTAACTATGAGTATTTTCTTGAGAAGAAGCAAAGCCGTGAATACTCGGCAAAAATAAATACCGAAAAAGCAAAGAACCTGCTGAAGACCGAACTGGAATGGATGCGACGTATGCCAAAAGCGCGCAGACATAAAGCGAAATCGAGGGTAGAGTCTTTTTACGAAATAAAGGAAAGGGCAGCCACGCGCACAGAGGAAAAAAGCATAAATATCAATGTCAATATTTCAAGGATGGGTGGCAAGATCCTCGAAATGAGAAATATAAGCAAATCATTCGGGGATAAAAAAGTAATTAACGATTTTACTTACCTCTTCAACAGGTTTGAGAAAGCGGGCCTCATTGGCCGTAACGGAACCGGGAAAACAACTCTGCTGAACATAATAACCGGACAAACTGAACCTGATAAGGGAACTGTTGAAAGAGGCGAGACCATTGTATTTGGTTATTACCGTCAGGAGGGTATGAACTTTGATGATGATATGACTGTAATTGATGCAGTGAAAAACATTGCAGAACAGGTAACTATAAGCGATGGTTCAGTCCTTTCAATAATGCAGTTTATGAACTATTTTCTCTTTCCTCCCGAGAAACAGTATACTCTCATAAGAAAATTGTCAGGAGGGGAGAAACGGCGCCTCTACCTTCTCACAGTACTCATGAGGAATCCCAATTTTCTGATTCTCGACGAACCGACTAATGATCTGGATATTCTTACCCTTAATGTTCTCGAGGAGTACCTGGCCGGATTCAAGGGCTGCGTGATTGTAGTTTCGCACGACAGATATTTTATGGATAAAGTCGTGGATCATATTTTCGAATATAAGGGTGATGGTGTAATTAAAGATTTCCCTGGTAACTATACTCAGCTAAGAGAAAAACAGTTGGATGCTGAAAAACTATCAACATCAGCCAAACAGGTTAAAGCGCAGGAAACTGATGTGAAAGAAGAGTCTAAGGTTAGGAAGGAAAAAAAGCCGGGACTCACATTCAAAGAGAAAAGGGAGTTTGAAATGTTATCGGCTGAAATTGAAACACTTGAATCTGAAAAAACGATTCTGGAGACGGAAATGAGTTATGGAAAACTGAATCCTGACGAGATATATGTGAAATCGTTGAGACATGGAGAAATACTAAAGATTCTTGATGAAAAGGAGATGAGATGGCTTGAACTGAGTGAAAAGTAA
- the aroB gene encoding 3-dehydroquinate synthase → MERIFVNTPGSRSEILVGQNWESVREMLPERGVVIITDDNVRNLYGDKFPAVPVFSVTPGEESKKLSVIENLAAMMLDAGIDRSGFILAVGGGVVCDLAGFLASVYMRGIGCGYVSTSLLSQVDASTGGKNGVNLGGTKNMIGVIRQPEFVICDTAMLATLSEQEYLSGLAELIKTAIIGNSDLFVTIENNYKKIMERDTSLLTSLVAMSVRFKAAVVSEDENERGLRRILNFGHTYGHAIEMYMSLKHGFAVASGMELATELSYEKGYIGKDVKERIVGLLNRFGLIQNHNLPDETIEQLVLHDKKKSGSEINFVFTQGIGAAEVKKVPVSELLDFYRRHRDKK, encoded by the coding sequence TTGGAGAGGATATTTGTAAATACTCCCGGCAGCAGATCAGAGATACTGGTTGGTCAAAACTGGGAATCTGTAAGGGAGATGCTGCCTGAAAGGGGAGTTGTTATCATAACCGATGATAATGTGAGAAACCTGTATGGCGACAAGTTCCCTGCTGTGCCTGTTTTCTCTGTCACCCCGGGGGAAGAGAGTAAAAAACTGTCAGTTATTGAAAACCTTGCTGCTATGATGCTCGACGCCGGAATAGACCGGTCGGGATTTATTCTGGCAGTGGGAGGAGGGGTTGTTTGTGATCTGGCCGGATTTCTTGCATCTGTATATATGCGTGGCATTGGATGCGGATATGTTTCAACAAGTTTGCTTTCACAGGTTGATGCCAGTACAGGTGGCAAGAACGGGGTTAACCTGGGAGGTACAAAAAATATGATCGGAGTTATCCGCCAGCCTGAGTTTGTTATCTGCGATACCGCAATGCTGGCTACGCTTTCTGAACAGGAGTATCTGTCGGGTCTCGCCGAGCTGATCAAAACAGCTATAATTGGTAATTCAGATCTTTTTGTAACTATTGAGAACAATTATAAAAAGATTATGGAGAGAGACACAAGCCTTCTTACATCTCTTGTTGCTATGTCGGTAAGGTTTAAAGCTGCAGTCGTCTCGGAGGATGAGAACGAAAGGGGTTTGCGGCGTATTCTTAATTTCGGTCATACATACGGACATGCAATTGAGATGTATATGTCTCTTAAACACGGGTTTGCAGTGGCATCAGGAATGGAGCTGGCAACTGAACTTTCATACGAAAAAGGGTATATTGGTAAGGATGTAAAGGAGAGGATTGTCGGTTTGTTAAACAGGTTTGGGCTTATTCAGAATCATAACCTGCCTGATGAAACCATTGAACAGCTTGTACTCCATGATAAGAAAAAATCAGGTTCTGAAATAAATTTTGTTTTCACTCAGGGCATCGGTGCAGCAGAAGTTAAGAAAGTACCTGTTAGTGAATTATTGGATTTTTACAGAAGACACAGAGATAAAAAGTAG
- a CDS encoding chorismate synthase codes for MNSFGVVFRISLFGESHGPAIGVVVDGCPPGLHLSPENFLQDLKRRQSGSRGTTKRQEPDLPEILSGVLDGITTGAPITLITRNSDKISSDYDEFKNIPRPGHADFVSRVKYSGYSDMRGSGHFSGRITWGLVAAGVIAKKIAGESLIEAKLISAGGSENIEKALDEAIASNDSIGGIIECRVKTPPVAIGEPFFYSFESAVSHIVFSIPAIKGIEFGAGFAAAKMRGSVHNDAFTDSSGKTATNNAGGINGGITNGNEIIFRVVVKPTSSTGAEQTTFNFKEGKMTTLKVKGRHDTCIALRMPVIVEAATAVAMADLMLIDRGIHGLR; via the coding sequence ATGAATTCTTTCGGAGTTGTATTCAGAATTTCACTTTTTGGCGAGTCACACGGTCCTGCCATTGGCGTTGTAGTTGACGGATGTCCTCCCGGTTTACATCTGAGTCCGGAGAACTTTTTACAGGACCTTAAAAGACGGCAGAGCGGGAGCAGGGGGACAACAAAGCGACAGGAGCCTGACCTGCCTGAGATACTGAGTGGTGTACTGGATGGTATTACAACCGGTGCCCCCATAACTCTGATAACCAGAAACAGTGACAAGATTTCATCAGATTATGATGAGTTTAAAAATATACCCAGACCAGGGCATGCTGATTTTGTTTCAAGGGTTAAATATTCCGGGTATTCAGATATGAGGGGAAGCGGTCACTTTTCAGGAAGAATTACCTGGGGACTGGTTGCTGCCGGCGTGATTGCCAAAAAGATAGCCGGAGAATCGCTAATAGAAGCTAAACTCATATCTGCCGGTGGTTCGGAAAATATTGAAAAAGCTCTCGATGAAGCAATCGCATCGAATGATTCTATAGGTGGTATCATTGAATGCAGGGTAAAAACCCCACCTGTTGCAATTGGCGAGCCATTCTTTTACTCATTCGAATCAGCTGTAAGCCATATCGTTTTTTCAATTCCTGCTATTAAAGGGATTGAATTCGGGGCCGGTTTTGCCGCTGCCAAAATGAGGGGATCAGTTCATAACGATGCCTTTACTGACAGCTCCGGAAAGACTGCAACAAATAATGCCGGCGGAATAAATGGCGGGATTACAAACGGTAACGAAATAATCTTCAGGGTGGTTGTTAAACCTACTTCCTCAACCGGGGCAGAGCAGACAACTTTTAATTTTAAAGAAGGAAAGATGACTACTCTTAAGGTCAAGGGAAGGCATGATACCTGTATTGCTTTAAGGATGCCTGTTATCGTTGAAGCTGCAACAGCAGTGGCAATGGCTGATCTTATGCTTATCGACAGGGGAATTCATGGCTTGAGGTAG
- a CDS encoding GIY-YIG nuclease family protein, with the protein MKGYMYILLCSNGLYYTGSTIDLDKRMAEHQNGEGANFTRKHLPVVLVYYEEFDRIDDAFYREKQVQGWSRKKKEALINGEVNKLHKLSECTNETHFRNAPDSSSRLRSMNGENSTE; encoded by the coding sequence ATGAAAGGTTACATGTATATATTACTCTGTTCAAATGGCCTGTATTACACAGGCAGTACAATTGATTTGGACAAGAGGATGGCTGAACATCAGAATGGAGAAGGAGCAAATTTTACAAGAAAGCACTTACCTGTAGTGTTGGTTTATTATGAGGAGTTTGATAGAATAGACGACGCATTTTATAGGGAGAAACAAGTACAGGGTTGGAGCAGGAAGAAGAAGGAAGCGTTGATAAATGGTGAAGTCAATAAACTTCACAAATTATCAGAATGTACTAACGAGACACACTTTCGAAATGCCCCTGATAGTTCATCTCGGCTTCGCTCGATGAACGGGGAGAATTCAACTGAGTAA
- the tilS gene encoding tRNA lysidine(34) synthetase TilS — MLNDFKKFIAENNILNPDEKILLAVSGGIDSMVMAHLFIEMGYETGIMHCNFALRGRESDKDEEHVRKFAESHNIPFFAAHFDTKNYAKKHSLSVQMAARELRYSWFEEVRKQNGYDLIAVAHNLNDNIETLIINLTRGTGLAGLSGMRIVNNRIIRPLLFASRKQITDYCNINSIRYREDKSNADTKYIRNKIRHQIIPVLKEINPSIETTLNETAERIIGINEIVSEYIRKLREKICEHSGEITTFNISLLRTHLHNKAIIFELFKPFGIINVQLEDLIKVINGKTGGQIFTGSHRIIKNRKEIIVSNEEIKDNTSFLINSITGFKKVPGIESAQYSEITDSFEIPTNPTTACVDADKLVFPLIVRKWMPGDHFYPLGMKQKKKLSDYFIDNKYSILDKENKLILESDGKIVWIIGDRIDNRFKITRSTKKALTVKATKKAMKITPIR; from the coding sequence ATGCTGAACGATTTTAAAAAGTTTATTGCTGAGAATAACATATTAAATCCGGATGAGAAAATCCTTCTGGCTGTAAGCGGGGGAATAGATTCGATGGTAATGGCACACCTGTTTATTGAGATGGGTTATGAGACCGGAATAATGCACTGCAACTTTGCACTCCGTGGCAGGGAGTCTGATAAAGACGAAGAACATGTCCGCAAGTTTGCTGAGAGTCATAACATCCCGTTCTTCGCTGCACATTTCGATACCAAAAATTATGCAAAAAAGCATAGCCTCTCTGTACAGATGGCTGCAAGAGAGCTTAGATACTCGTGGTTTGAAGAGGTCAGGAAACAGAATGGCTATGATCTAATTGCAGTTGCACATAACCTGAATGATAACATCGAAACTCTGATAATTAACCTTACCAGGGGGACTGGTCTGGCCGGACTATCAGGTATGAGAATAGTCAACAACCGGATAATAAGACCATTGCTGTTTGCCTCCAGGAAACAGATTACCGATTACTGCAACATCAACAGTATCAGGTACAGGGAGGATAAATCAAATGCTGATACAAAATATATCCGTAACAAGATCAGGCATCAGATAATACCTGTTTTAAAGGAGATTAATCCATCAATTGAGACAACTTTAAACGAGACAGCAGAGAGAATTATTGGTATTAATGAGATTGTTTCAGAGTATATCAGGAAACTCAGGGAAAAAATATGTGAACATTCAGGAGAGATTACAACATTCAATATCAGCCTCCTAAGAACTCATCTTCATAACAAAGCGATAATTTTTGAATTATTCAAACCATTTGGAATTATCAACGTCCAGCTCGAAGATCTGATTAAGGTGATAAACGGAAAAACCGGTGGACAGATCTTTACAGGAAGTCACAGGATAATAAAAAACAGAAAAGAAATAATTGTATCAAACGAAGAGATAAAAGACAATACATCCTTTCTGATCAACAGCATAACTGGTTTTAAGAAGGTCCCGGGAATTGAATCTGCACAGTACTCTGAGATTACAGACAGCTTTGAAATACCAACAAATCCGACAACCGCCTGTGTCGATGCCGATAAGCTTGTTTTCCCTCTAATTGTAAGAAAATGGATGCCGGGCGATCATTTTTATCCGCTCGGAATGAAGCAGAAGAAAAAGCTAAGCGATTATTTTATCGACAATAAGTATTCGATCCTGGATAAGGAAAATAAACTGATACTGGAGTCGGATGGTAAGATTGTGTGGATAATCGGTGACAGGATTGATAACAGGTTTAAGATTACCCGGTCGACTAAAAAAGCCTTAACTGTAAAAGCCACAAAAAAGGCTATGAAAATAACTCCTATAAGATAA
- a CDS encoding peroxiredoxin, whose protein sequence is MSVLVGKKAPAFSAPAVIKGGEIVEGFSLEQYLGKKYVVFFFYPADFTFVCPTELIAFQEKMKDFDDRNVAVVACSVDSQFSHWKWLQTDLNQGGIKGVKYPLVSDLSKTISENYDVLAGNYEYSDEGDVSFSGTPMAYRGLFLIDKNGIVRHQAVNDMPLGRSVSETLRMVDALQFFEENGEVCPADWHKGDKGMAATQEGVSKYLSKK, encoded by the coding sequence ATGTCCGTATTAGTTGGAAAAAAAGCACCCGCATTCTCTGCTCCTGCAGTTATAAAAGGCGGTGAAATAGTTGAAGGTTTCTCCTTAGAGCAATACCTTGGAAAGAAATATGTTGTGTTTTTCTTTTATCCTGCAGACTTCACCTTTGTATGCCCGACAGAACTTATTGCATTTCAGGAAAAGATGAAGGATTTTGACGACAGAAATGTTGCAGTTGTTGCATGTTCGGTCGATTCACAGTTCTCACACTGGAAATGGCTGCAGACAGATCTGAACCAGGGTGGAATCAAAGGAGTAAAATATCCGCTTGTTTCAGATCTTTCAAAAACAATCTCAGAAAACTATGATGTACTTGCGGGGAATTATGAGTATTCTGATGAGGGCGATGTTTCATTCAGCGGAACTCCTATGGCTTACAGAGGCCTTTTCCTTATTGATAAAAATGGCATAGTCAGGCATCAGGCGGTAAATGACATGCCACTTGGCAGAAGTGTTTCAGAGACCCTCAGGATGGTGGATGCTCTTCAGTTCTTTGAAGAGAACGGCGAGGTTTGTCCTGCCGATTGGCACAAAGGCGATAAGGGTATGGCAGCTACACAGGAAGGTGTATCGAAGTACCTGTCAAAAAAATAG
- a CDS encoding proline--tRNA ligase, whose protein sequence is MAKFLTNREENYSQWYNDLVIKADLAENSAVRGCMVIKPYGYAIWEKIQAELDRLFKETGHVNAYFPLFIPKSFFSKEAAHVEGFAKECAVVTHYRLKNDENGKGIVVDPTAKLEEELIIRPTSETIIWHSYKNWIQSYRDLPILINQWANVVRWEMRTRLFLRTTEFLWQEGHTAHATREEAIEETEKMINVYASFAENSMALPVIKGYKSENERFAGALDTYAIEALMQDGKALQAGTSHFLGQNFAKAFDVQFTDRTGKLDYVWATSWGVSTRLMGAIIMGHADNNGLVLPPKLAPIQVVIIPIYKTDEQLAQISLTVKQIKKDLEAKGISVKYDDRDNNKPGWKFADYELKGVPVRLAIGPRDLENKTVEVARRDTLTKETITIDTLSEFIPKLLDDIQTNIFNKALNFRKDNTFYVDKWDEFLKVLDNPGGFIMAHWDGTVETEEKIKEETKATIRCIPFDSPDEEGKCVYSGKPSKRRVLFARSY, encoded by the coding sequence ATGGCGAAGTTTTTAACTAACAGGGAAGAGAATTATTCACAATGGTATAACGATCTGGTTATCAAAGCTGATCTGGCTGAAAACTCAGCTGTAAGAGGATGCATGGTTATCAAGCCTTACGGATATGCTATATGGGAAAAAATTCAGGCAGAGCTAGACAGGCTATTCAAGGAAACAGGACATGTTAATGCATATTTTCCGCTATTCATACCAAAATCGTTCTTCAGCAAGGAAGCAGCTCATGTTGAGGGATTTGCGAAAGAGTGTGCTGTTGTAACCCACTATCGTCTGAAGAATGATGAAAACGGAAAAGGGATAGTAGTTGATCCAACAGCAAAACTTGAAGAGGAACTTATAATCCGTCCGACTTCAGAAACAATAATATGGCATTCATATAAGAATTGGATCCAGTCATACAGGGATCTTCCTATACTCATCAACCAGTGGGCTAATGTGGTAAGATGGGAAATGAGAACCAGACTCTTCCTCAGAACTACAGAGTTCCTGTGGCAGGAAGGACATACAGCTCACGCAACAAGGGAAGAGGCTATTGAAGAGACTGAAAAAATGATAAACGTCTACGCCAGCTTCGCAGAGAACTCAATGGCTCTGCCTGTAATAAAAGGCTATAAAAGCGAAAATGAGCGTTTTGCAGGCGCACTCGACACTTATGCTATTGAGGCACTTATGCAGGATGGAAAAGCTCTGCAGGCAGGAACCAGCCATTTTCTTGGCCAGAATTTTGCAAAAGCTTTTGATGTTCAGTTTACCGACCGTACCGGCAAGCTTGATTATGTCTGGGCTACATCATGGGGCGTTTCAACAAGGCTTATGGGTGCTATAATTATGGGACATGCCGATAACAACGGACTTGTTCTTCCTCCTAAACTTGCTCCTATTCAGGTAGTTATCATACCTATATATAAAACTGACGAGCAGCTTGCACAGATATCGCTGACTGTAAAACAGATCAAGAAGGATCTTGAAGCAAAAGGAATTTCTGTGAAATATGATGACAGAGACAATAATAAGCCGGGCTGGAAATTTGCAGACTATGAGCTTAAAGGTGTACCTGTTCGTCTGGCAATCGGTCCGCGCGACCTGGAAAACAAAACTGTTGAAGTGGCAAGACGTGATACTCTGACAAAAGAGACTATCACAATTGACACTCTAAGTGAGTTTATACCAAAATTGCTTGACGATATTCAGACAAATATTTTTAATAAGGCTTTGAATTTCAGGAAGGACAATACCTTCTATGTTGATAAGTGGGATGAGTTCCTGAAGGTTCTGGATAATCCGGGCGGATTTATAATGGCTCACTGGGACGGAACTGTGGAGACTGAAGAAAAGATTAAAGAGGAAACCAAGGCTACAATAAGGTGCATTCCTTTTGATAGTCCCGATGAAGAAGGCAAATGTGTATATTCCGGTAAACCTTCAAAGAGAAGAGTACTGTTTGCAAGGTCGTATTAA
- a CDS encoding outer membrane protein transport protein produces MKRITLLILAVFTLSFSISAQNVDDALRYSRLFYGGTARFMSMGGAFTALGGDISSLSQNPGGLGVFRSSELTVTPQLLHNKVNASFNGISSDYLYNFNLGQGGIVSNLISNSNETGLITLNFGYSFNKTNNLNRSVLIQGNGTNSSIVDSWALRSEGILKDDLKDEPGMAYDAWLTNPISVGGVSYGTVYSNYGLSSSVYNQNVRRLVTDEGYTGEHALSIGGNYSNKIFFGATLGINRIKFSSHLEHLESTDVALPTEFKNFTFTDHFENKGTGYALKLGAIIKPIEAVRIGLAFHSPTLYTINETFYKNITSNFTNGGHHDWSIETQRYVYNLTTPFRALAGVAVQIKKIALISADYEFVDYSVARFKDAGDDYDYSEKNLFIKQSLKSASNIRLGGEVRLNKIYLRTGYGYYGKAFQAGEDNSDLDYTSLSFGAGFREKNVSIDFAFTNFSSQEKYFLYPLDDTFDQALANLSTNKNMFSVTLGYKFGY; encoded by the coding sequence ATGAAAAGAATTACATTATTAATCCTTGCAGTTTTTACACTCTCATTTTCAATCTCAGCTCAGAATGTTGACGATGCACTAAGATATTCCAGATTATTTTATGGCGGTACAGCCAGATTCATGTCAATGGGAGGTGCATTCACTGCTCTGGGAGGTGATATCTCATCGCTGAGTCAGAACCCCGGAGGTCTGGGAGTTTTCAGATCATCTGAGTTAACAGTCACTCCTCAGCTTCTGCATAATAAAGTGAATGCCAGTTTCAATGGAATATCTTCAGATTATCTTTACAATTTCAATCTGGGCCAGGGCGGAATTGTAAGTAATCTGATATCAAATTCTAATGAAACCGGACTGATTACTCTGAATTTTGGTTATTCGTTCAATAAAACTAACAATCTGAACAGAAGTGTACTTATTCAGGGCAATGGAACAAACAGCTCAATAGTAGATTCCTGGGCATTAAGGAGCGAAGGAATTCTTAAAGATGACCTTAAGGATGAGCCGGGTATGGCTTATGATGCCTGGTTGACCAATCCAATTTCTGTAGGAGGAGTATCCTATGGTACTGTGTATTCCAATTATGGACTTTCTTCATCTGTTTATAACCAGAATGTCAGACGCCTTGTTACAGATGAGGGTTATACAGGCGAACATGCTCTTTCTATTGGTGGTAATTACTCTAACAAAATCTTTTTCGGAGCTACTCTGGGCATTAACAGAATCAAGTTTTCTAGCCACTTAGAGCATCTGGAATCTACAGATGTTGCATTACCTACAGAGTTTAAGAATTTTACATTTACCGATCATTTTGAGAATAAAGGAACAGGATATGCGCTGAAACTCGGAGCAATAATAAAACCCATTGAAGCTGTACGAATCGGACTCGCATTTCATTCTCCGACATTATATACAATTAATGAGACTTTCTACAAGAACATTACATCTAATTTCACAAATGGTGGTCATCACGACTGGTCAATTGAAACACAAAGGTATGTCTACAATCTGACTACTCCTTTCAGAGCGTTGGCAGGTGTTGCTGTGCAAATCAAGAAAATTGCTCTTATAAGTGCTGATTATGAATTTGTTGATTATAGTGTTGCCCGCTTTAAAGATGCAGGAGACGATTATGATTACAGCGAGAAAAATCTTTTTATCAAGCAGAGTCTGAAATCGGCAAGCAATATCAGACTGGGCGGTGAAGTAAGACTTAATAAGATATACCTCCGTACGGGTTATGGTTATTATGGAAAGGCATTTCAGGCAGGCGAAGATAATTCAGACCTTGACTATACATCGTTATCATTCGGTGCAGGTTTCAGGGAGAAGAATGTCTCAATCGACTTCGCCTTCACAAATTTCAGTTCCCAGGAGAAGTATTTTCTTTATCCGCTCGATGATACCTTCGATCAGGCTCTGGCAAATCTGAGCACAAATAAAAATATGTTTAGTGTAACACTGGGATATAAATTTGGTTACTAA
- a CDS encoding WbqC family protein encodes MAVKLLISTAYLPPVEYFSLISDAEEILVEKEENYIKQSYRNRCYILSAHGPQLLSVPVYLGSVHKTLIKDIRIDYSKRWQQVHLRAMTASYNSSPYFEFYFESIENIISENHEFLIDLNMALTEKILQILKIKKSISWSSVFEPINNNTYDFRYKITPKKESSYIQKPYIQVFDTGNGFVPNLSIVDLIFNMGPDAAKSINHKGH; translated from the coding sequence ATGGCTGTTAAATTACTGATTTCCACAGCATACCTCCCTCCTGTTGAGTATTTCTCATTGATTTCTGATGCTGAAGAGATACTGGTTGAGAAAGAAGAAAACTATATTAAACAATCCTACAGGAACAGATGCTATATCCTTTCAGCTCACGGGCCACAGCTGCTTTCTGTACCGGTGTATCTGGGAAGTGTACATAAAACACTTATTAAAGATATACGCATTGATTACTCAAAAAGATGGCAGCAGGTGCATCTGAGAGCAATGACAGCATCTTATAACTCATCACCATATTTTGAATTCTATTTTGAGAGTATTGAAAATATAATTTCAGAAAATCATGAATTTCTGATAGATCTGAACATGGCTCTGACTGAAAAGATCCTGCAGATATTGAAAATTAAGAAATCTATCTCCTGGTCATCTGTTTTTGAGCCAATTAATAATAACACTTACGATTTCAGATATAAGATCACACCTAAGAAAGAATCATCCTATATACAAAAACCATATATCCAGGTGTTTGATACAGGGAATGGATTTGTACCTAATCTAAGCATAGTTGATTTGATTTTTAATATGGGTCCGGATGCCGCAAAATCCATTAACCACAAAGGTCACTAA